The Rhodococcus sp. X156 genome window below encodes:
- a CDS encoding helix-turn-helix transcriptional regulator, whose product MATRIQLNSTAAALLGLLREGPATGGQLMALAEERYSGYFGLTRSQVYRELPALTEAGLLRLGKLGARSSQQYVITAAGRRAFKAWLGQGDAVAAVGDTVRSPLILRLANAGDMSERHRNELLETAQQAVADRLAEAKATYRAVPDPYDKAVAEFTVNHYKALAKLVDRIMTI is encoded by the coding sequence ATGGCTACGCGCATCCAGCTGAACTCCACCGCTGCGGCGCTGCTCGGACTCCTCCGCGAGGGGCCGGCCACCGGCGGTCAGCTGATGGCGCTGGCCGAAGAGCGTTACAGCGGGTACTTCGGTCTCACTCGTAGTCAGGTGTACCGGGAGCTGCCCGCCCTCACCGAGGCCGGCCTGCTGCGCCTGGGCAAGCTCGGTGCGCGCTCCAGCCAGCAGTACGTCATCACCGCCGCCGGCCGCCGAGCCTTCAAGGCGTGGCTGGGCCAGGGTGATGCGGTCGCCGCGGTGGGCGACACCGTGCGCAGCCCGCTCATCCTGCGGCTGGCCAACGCCGGCGACATGAGCGAGCGCCACCGCAACGAGCTGCTGGAGACCGCCCAGCAGGCGGTGGCCGACCGGTTGGCCGAGGCCAAGGCCACCTACCGGGCCGTGCCGGACCCCTACGACAAGGCGGTCGCGGAGTTCACGGTCAACCACTACAAGGCGCTGGCCAAGCTGGTCGACCGCATCATGACGATCTAG